In one window of Haloterrigena salifodinae DNA:
- a CDS encoding type II toxin-antitoxin system HicB family antitoxin encodes MSSDADADPSEYEALEDADVTMRETEHGLHIADDEVTGVSSQGQTPEEAVRNLAEAVRSYREATDDDTGDDWL; translated from the coding sequence ATGAGTTCCGACGCGGACGCCGATCCCAGCGAGTACGAGGCGCTCGAGGACGCCGACGTCACGATGCGCGAAACCGAACACGGCCTCCACATCGCCGACGACGAGGTCACCGGCGTCTCGAGCCAGGGCCAGACGCCGGAGGAAGCCGTCCGGAACCTCGCGGAAGCGGTGCGATCCTATCGGGAGGCGACGGACGACGATACAGGCGACGATTGGCTGTAA